One window of the Herbiconiux sp. L3-i23 genome contains the following:
- a CDS encoding MarR family winged helix-turn-helix transcriptional regulator: MLALDNQVCFALAVASRSVIALYRPLLEPLGITHPQYLVLLALWERDGRSVSDLASTLRLEPATLSPLLKRLEVLRYLERRRSMTDERSLEIVLTTRGQQLRAEAEPIPAKIVERLGLPIEQLETLRDALQRVIAVSA; the protein is encoded by the coding sequence GTGCTGGCGCTCGACAATCAGGTCTGCTTCGCCCTCGCTGTCGCCTCGCGCAGCGTGATCGCCCTGTATCGGCCGCTGCTCGAGCCGCTCGGCATCACGCACCCGCAGTATCTGGTGCTGCTGGCCCTCTGGGAACGCGACGGACGTTCGGTCAGCGACCTGGCCTCGACGCTGCGGCTCGAACCGGCGACGCTGTCGCCGCTGCTCAAGCGTCTCGAGGTCCTGCGGTATCTCGAGCGTCGTCGCAGCATGACCGATGAGCGCAGTCTGGAGATCGTCCTGACGACCCGCGGCCAACAGTTGCGTGCCGAGGCGGAACCGATTCCGGCAAAGATCGTCGAGCGCCTCGGCCTGCCGATCGAGCAACTCGAAACGCTCCGGGACGCCCTGCAGCGCGTCATCGCCGTCTCGGCCTGA
- a CDS encoding MFS transporter codes for MNSSTPRLLPRFDRAWIMLIVLTLLTVVGMTVVLPVLPFVVLRYVSSENDLAAWVGVLEAVNGLCAFLVAPFLGRLSDRFGRRPVIIAAAFGAAFAMTLFGIGGGLWVLILARVIQGLTAGDLPALFAYLADITPADQRAKRFGLLGALSGIGMMIGPAVGGLLAAVSVELPVFVTAAVALAVAILSIFLLPESLKPANRITSISLRDVQPFAVFKNAFARKELRGLLLGFGLIALPFGFFVNNFSVLALDSIHWGPTAIGLLTAAVGIIDILIQGVLLGILLPRMGERGVIVSGIAAQIAGLVALALVASILAQPWLFIVGALTLAAGQGAAQAAMDGAMSNSVGDDEQGWLGGATQSLQAAMSTVAPLIAGGLYVLVSHAAPYWLGAAIMVVAAIVISRAHIASPAKKTADDAPADAVPATAAR; via the coding sequence GTGAACTCCTCGACCCCTCGCCTCCTGCCGCGCTTCGATCGCGCCTGGATCATGCTCATCGTCCTGACCCTCCTCACTGTGGTCGGGATGACCGTCGTCCTGCCGGTGCTGCCGTTCGTGGTACTGCGCTACGTCTCATCCGAGAACGACCTCGCCGCCTGGGTGGGGGTACTCGAAGCCGTCAACGGGCTCTGCGCATTCCTCGTCGCACCGTTCCTCGGCCGCCTCTCGGACCGCTTCGGGCGTCGGCCGGTCATCATCGCGGCAGCCTTCGGGGCCGCGTTCGCAATGACGCTGTTCGGCATCGGCGGGGGACTATGGGTGCTGATCCTCGCCCGAGTCATCCAGGGACTGACCGCCGGCGACCTCCCGGCCCTCTTCGCCTACCTGGCCGACATCACTCCGGCGGACCAGCGCGCCAAGCGCTTCGGCCTGCTCGGCGCCCTCTCGGGCATCGGCATGATGATCGGCCCCGCAGTGGGAGGCCTGCTCGCCGCCGTCAGCGTCGAACTGCCGGTGTTCGTGACCGCAGCGGTCGCGCTGGCCGTCGCCATCCTCAGCATCTTCCTGCTCCCCGAGAGCCTGAAGCCCGCCAACCGCATCACGAGCATCTCGCTGCGCGACGTGCAGCCGTTCGCCGTGTTCAAGAACGCCTTCGCCCGCAAGGAGCTCCGCGGTCTCCTTCTCGGCTTCGGACTCATCGCACTGCCGTTCGGCTTCTTCGTCAACAACTTCAGTGTGCTCGCCTTGGACTCGATCCACTGGGGGCCGACCGCGATCGGTTTGCTCACCGCGGCGGTCGGGATCATCGACATCCTCATCCAGGGCGTGCTGCTCGGCATCCTGCTGCCGCGGATGGGGGAGCGGGGCGTCATCGTGAGCGGTATCGCCGCTCAGATCGCGGGGCTCGTCGCCCTCGCGCTCGTGGCATCGATCCTGGCGCAGCCGTGGCTGTTCATCGTCGGAGCGCTCACCCTTGCCGCCGGCCAGGGCGCGGCCCAGGCGGCGATGGACGGCGCGATGTCGAACTCCGTGGGAGACGACGAGCAGGGCTGGCTCGGGGGAGCGACGCAGTCCCTGCAGGCGGCGATGAGCACCGTCGCCCCGCTGATCGCGGGCGGACTCTACGTGCTCGTCAGCCATGCGGCGCCGTACTGGCTCGGAGCGGCGATCATGGTGGTTGCGGCGATCGTCATCAGCCGCGCGCACATCGCGAGCCCGGCGAAAAAGACGGCGGACGATGCGCCGGCGGACGCCGTCCCGGCGACCGCCGCCCGGTAA
- a CDS encoding TetR/AcrR family transcriptional regulator yields the protein MTLSDPPGRRERKKAATRKAISDVATMMFLERGFDNVSIREVADAADVSPTTVFAHFPQKEALVFDEDDEQRDRLVAAVRDRPEGSTINGALHDFYAAEIATNIDEHGDDVARIFIRFLNETPALRDYAARMWLRHEDALALAIAEALGEPTPTAEIRVYARFVLQMQLLITDSDDQLATLDAGFAVLENGWAPVESRLSGSGR from the coding sequence ATGACGCTCTCCGATCCTCCCGGACGCCGCGAACGCAAGAAGGCCGCCACGCGCAAGGCGATCTCCGACGTCGCGACCATGATGTTCCTCGAGCGCGGCTTCGACAACGTCAGCATCCGCGAGGTCGCCGACGCGGCCGACGTCTCCCCCACGACCGTGTTCGCGCACTTCCCGCAGAAGGAGGCTCTCGTCTTCGACGAGGACGACGAGCAGCGCGACCGACTGGTCGCCGCGGTGCGAGACCGCCCCGAGGGCAGCACCATCAACGGGGCGCTCCACGACTTCTACGCCGCCGAAATCGCGACCAACATCGACGAGCACGGCGACGATGTCGCACGGATCTTCATCCGCTTCCTGAATGAGACGCCGGCGCTGCGCGACTACGCCGCGAGGATGTGGTTGCGTCACGAGGACGCGCTCGCCCTGGCGATCGCGGAGGCGCTGGGCGAGCCGACGCCGACGGCGGAGATCCGCGTGTACGCCCGCTTCGTGCTCCAGATGCAGCTGCTCATCACCGACAGCGACGACCAGCTCGCGACACTCGACGCCGGGTTCGCCGTCCTCGAGAACGGCTGGGCGCCGGTCGAGTCGCGTCTCTCCGGCTCCGGTCGCTGA
- a CDS encoding dihydrofolate reductase family protein — protein MATVLIHATVSLDGFMADPDGGVDWMFGFPSADEDQRLVQDIMSGIGAVVGGADREQTIVEGELPYGGILGVPVFLMTHTPHDPVVRDGTEYSFVVDDIGAAVAAAALAAGERTVSLLGGSIARQALTLGLVDEIQLHVVPVLLGEGISLFGGLGRRVTLERIDTAAYASETHLRYRVLR, from the coding sequence ATGGCGACGGTACTCATCCACGCGACCGTGTCGCTCGACGGCTTCATGGCGGACCCGGATGGCGGCGTCGACTGGATGTTCGGGTTCCCCTCGGCCGACGAGGACCAACGACTGGTGCAGGACATCATGTCGGGGATCGGGGCGGTCGTCGGCGGCGCCGATCGCGAACAGACCATCGTGGAGGGCGAACTGCCCTACGGCGGCATCCTCGGAGTGCCGGTCTTCCTGATGACCCACACCCCGCACGACCCTGTTGTACGGGACGGCACGGAGTACAGCTTCGTCGTCGACGACATCGGCGCGGCGGTCGCTGCGGCGGCGCTCGCGGCGGGGGAGCGGACGGTGAGCCTGCTGGGCGGCAGCATCGCCCGGCAGGCTCTGACTCTCGGCCTGGTCGACGAGATCCAGCTCCATGTCGTCCCCGTGCTGCTGGGGGAGGGGATCTCCCTGTTCGGCGGGCTCGGACGTCGCGTGACCCTCGAACGCATCGACACGGCGGCCTACGCGAGCGAGACCCACCTCCGGTACCGAGTCCTTCGTTGA
- a CDS encoding AraC family transcriptional regulator, giving the protein MPAVSGRAGVVVLYVSHMTESVRAWHPAVPTVREVLHATFEQHAYPAHTHDAWTLLLIDEGAVAYDLDRSRHHAVPGALSLLPPRIPHDGRSAVAGTAFRKRVLYLDEDWLPGAAADAAAARPTTQDPRTLRALAGVHHALDFPHDAMAAEEGVLALRELVSEHLGAAPVETRDVPLARRLRALLDDRLDETFPLAEAAELLGAHPGHLVRVFSQTYGIAPHRYVTGRRVDRARRLLLAGWSVADAAVEVGFHDQAHLSRHFRRTLGTTPGAFAA; this is encoded by the coding sequence ATGCCTGCAGTCTCCGGCCGAGCGGGCGTCGTCGTCTTGTACGTTTCTCACATGACGGAGTCGGTGCGGGCATGGCATCCCGCCGTCCCGACGGTGCGCGAGGTGCTGCATGCGACGTTCGAGCAGCACGCGTATCCGGCGCACACGCATGACGCGTGGACCCTGCTCCTGATCGACGAGGGCGCCGTCGCGTACGATCTCGACCGCTCGCGTCATCACGCGGTTCCCGGAGCGCTCTCCCTCCTGCCGCCGCGGATCCCGCACGACGGCCGCTCCGCCGTCGCCGGCACCGCGTTCCGCAAGAGAGTGCTCTACCTCGACGAGGACTGGTTGCCGGGCGCCGCCGCCGACGCTGCGGCGGCGCGACCGACGACGCAGGATCCGCGGACGCTCCGGGCGCTCGCCGGAGTCCATCATGCGCTCGACTTCCCGCACGATGCGATGGCGGCCGAAGAGGGCGTCCTCGCCCTGCGCGAGCTCGTGTCCGAGCATCTCGGTGCAGCACCGGTCGAGACGAGGGATGTCCCTCTGGCGCGACGCCTTCGTGCACTGCTCGACGATCGGCTCGACGAGACGTTCCCGCTGGCCGAGGCCGCGGAGCTGCTCGGTGCCCACCCCGGGCATCTGGTGCGGGTGTTCTCGCAGACCTACGGCATCGCCCCGCACCGGTACGTCACGGGGCGTCGCGTCGATCGTGCCCGCCGACTCCTGCTCGCCGGCTGGTCCGTCGCCGATGCGGCCGTCGAGGTGGGCTTCCACGACCAGGCGCACCTCTCCCGTCATTTCCGCCGCACCCTCGGCACCACACCGGGCGCCTTCGCCGCCTGA
- a CDS encoding DUF2000 family protein, with the protein MDGTLTEDPAATAGAAPVRFDTKVVVLLREDLLPWQELNVTAFLMSGIATSVPDLVGEPYRDRDGNAYLPMLRQPVVVMTASPETLAAARSRAASREVTIAIYTKELFSTGHDAANRAAVAAVDADSLDLVGIGIRGPKNAVDRIIKGARMHA; encoded by the coding sequence ATGGATGGCACCCTCACCGAAGACCCCGCCGCCACCGCCGGGGCCGCCCCTGTCCGCTTCGACACGAAGGTCGTGGTGCTGCTGCGCGAAGACCTCCTCCCCTGGCAGGAGCTCAACGTGACCGCGTTCCTGATGAGCGGTATCGCGACGAGCGTGCCCGACCTCGTCGGCGAGCCCTACCGCGATCGGGACGGCAATGCCTACCTGCCGATGCTCCGGCAGCCGGTCGTCGTGATGACCGCGTCGCCGGAAACCCTCGCCGCGGCCCGCTCGCGCGCCGCCAGCCGGGAGGTGACCATCGCCATCTACACAAAAGAGCTGTTCTCGACGGGGCACGATGCCGCCAACCGGGCAGCGGTCGCCGCCGTCGACGCCGATTCGCTCGACCTTGTCGGGATCGGCATCCGTGGTCCGAAGAACGCCGTGGATCGGATCATCAAAGGCGCGCGCATGCACGCCTGA
- a CDS encoding TetR/AcrR family transcriptional regulator: MSGTGETHGSRRLDPDRRDRIIDRCLDVIAEVGVAGATHRRIAAAADVPLGSMTYHFSGIDELLVEAFTRFADGEAAGFEARLSAAADVGEARAAVIAIIEDDVFDSSRDLVLTCELYTLAAREPRYRSITNHWMRRSRAALERHFSPAEARLLDAMIEGVTIHRALDTDPPDDALVRTAVGRLAID; the protein is encoded by the coding sequence GTGAGCGGAACCGGCGAGACGCACGGGTCGCGGCGACTCGACCCGGACCGCCGCGATCGCATCATCGACCGCTGCCTCGACGTCATCGCCGAGGTCGGCGTCGCGGGCGCGACCCACCGCCGCATCGCCGCGGCCGCCGACGTGCCGCTCGGGTCGATGACCTACCACTTCAGCGGCATCGACGAGCTCCTGGTCGAAGCCTTCACGCGATTCGCCGACGGCGAGGCAGCGGGCTTCGAAGCACGGCTGTCCGCCGCGGCCGACGTGGGCGAGGCGCGCGCCGCGGTCATCGCGATCATCGAGGATGACGTCTTCGACAGCTCGCGCGACCTCGTGCTGACCTGCGAGCTCTACACCCTGGCCGCACGCGAACCGCGCTACCGGAGCATCACCAACCATTGGATGCGGCGGAGCCGAGCAGCGCTCGAGCGCCACTTCTCACCCGCCGAGGCGCGGCTGCTCGACGCGATGATCGAAGGCGTCACCATCCACCGCGCGCTCGACACCGATCCGCCGGACGACGCCCTCGTGCGCACCGCCGTCGGCCGACTCGCGATCGACTGA
- a CDS encoding sugar O-acetyltransferase, producing the protein MAHDYFAGNPRTNRERMLAGDLYIADDPESERIALRAVQLADAYHRAFVAEGMSAVSILAELVGDLGEDAFVKPPLFVDYGENLRIGARTFVNYSLTALDVAAITIGADCQLGPNVQLLTPTHPIEAEPRRDKLEAAKPITIGDNVWLGGGVIVCPGVTIGDNSVVGAGAVVTRDIPANVIAVGNPARVIRSIEP; encoded by the coding sequence ATGGCGCACGACTATTTCGCGGGCAATCCGCGGACCAACCGCGAGCGGATGCTCGCGGGCGATCTGTACATCGCGGACGACCCCGAGAGCGAGCGGATCGCGCTCCGTGCCGTGCAGCTCGCCGATGCTTACCATCGCGCATTCGTGGCCGAGGGGATGTCGGCCGTCTCGATCCTCGCGGAGCTGGTCGGCGACCTGGGGGAGGACGCCTTCGTCAAGCCGCCCCTCTTCGTCGACTACGGCGAGAATCTGCGCATCGGTGCGCGCACATTCGTCAACTACAGCCTGACGGCACTCGATGTGGCGGCGATCACGATCGGTGCCGACTGCCAGCTCGGGCCGAACGTCCAGCTCCTCACGCCCACCCATCCGATCGAGGCGGAGCCGCGACGGGACAAGCTCGAGGCGGCGAAACCGATCACGATCGGCGACAACGTGTGGCTGGGCGGCGGCGTCATCGTCTGCCCCGGTGTCACGATCGGCGACAACAGCGTCGTCGGCGCCGGCGCGGTGGTGACGAGGGACATCCCCGCGAACGTCATCGCCGTCGGCAATCCCGCGCGCGTGATCCGGAGCATCGAGCCGTGA
- a CDS encoding MFS transporter: MSTSVPSPDVRRARLAVAALFLTNGALFANVVPRFPGIKADLDLDNALYGLAIAAMPTGAILAGLAAAAVIRRLGSARAAAFGTVLTAVAVVTVGLAPSIAFFAASLLLAGMFDSITDVAQNTHGLRVQRRFGRSIINSFHAIWSIGAVLGGGMAAGAIALNIPREVHLPIAAALFTVVALTALRFCLPGKDERVDDVAASTADAVAPAGRTKTRTAFVLVALVLVAMSGTLVEDSGSTWAAVYLDGVLGAPAAIAAIGFVALVGAQFIGRIFGDRLVDRFGQRLVVRVGGVIAAVGMGLALLLPTVPGTIIGFAAAGFGLATTVPAAMHEADELPGLRPGTGITVVSWLMRLGFLISPPIVGLIADNAGLRVGLLVVPLAGVMAVVLASVLSPRRVRPAVDTEASRVPAH; this comes from the coding sequence GTGTCGACCTCCGTTCCTTCCCCCGACGTCCGCCGCGCCCGCCTCGCGGTGGCCGCCCTCTTCCTGACCAACGGCGCCCTCTTCGCCAACGTGGTGCCGCGCTTCCCGGGGATCAAGGCCGACCTCGACCTCGACAATGCCCTCTACGGGCTCGCGATCGCGGCGATGCCGACCGGCGCGATTCTCGCCGGACTCGCCGCTGCCGCCGTCATCCGCCGTCTCGGGTCGGCTCGCGCGGCGGCGTTCGGCACGGTGCTCACCGCGGTCGCCGTCGTCACGGTGGGACTCGCGCCGTCGATCGCGTTCTTCGCGGCGTCGCTGCTCCTGGCCGGCATGTTCGACTCGATCACCGACGTGGCGCAGAACACCCACGGCCTGCGGGTGCAGCGCCGATTCGGACGGTCGATCATCAACTCCTTCCACGCGATCTGGTCGATCGGCGCCGTGCTCGGCGGCGGCATGGCCGCCGGCGCGATCGCGCTCAACATCCCGCGCGAGGTGCACCTGCCCATCGCGGCCGCGCTCTTCACCGTCGTCGCGCTCACCGCCTTGCGCTTCTGCCTGCCCGGCAAGGACGAGCGTGTCGACGACGTCGCCGCATCCACAGCCGATGCCGTCGCCCCCGCCGGGCGGACGAAGACCAGGACGGCTTTCGTGCTCGTCGCCCTCGTGCTCGTCGCAATGTCCGGAACCCTCGTCGAGGACTCCGGGTCCACCTGGGCCGCGGTCTACCTCGACGGTGTGCTCGGAGCCCCGGCGGCGATCGCCGCGATCGGCTTCGTCGCCCTCGTCGGCGCTCAGTTCATCGGTCGCATCTTCGGTGACCGACTCGTCGACCGCTTCGGTCAACGCCTGGTCGTGCGCGTCGGCGGCGTCATCGCCGCGGTCGGCATGGGGCTCGCGCTGCTGCTGCCGACGGTGCCGGGCACGATCATCGGCTTCGCCGCGGCGGGCTTCGGCCTCGCCACCACGGTGCCCGCGGCCATGCACGAAGCGGACGAGCTGCCCGGCCTTCGACCGGGCACGGGCATCACCGTCGTGTCGTGGCTGATGCGCCTCGGCTTCCTCATCTCGCCCCCGATCGTCGGCCTCATCGCCGACAACGCGGGCCTTCGAGTCGGGCTGCTCGTCGTGCCGCTCGCCGGGGTCATGGCCGTCGTGCTCGCGTCGGTGCTGAGCCCGCGCCGGGTGCGCCCGGCGGTCGACACGGAAGCGTCCCGCGTCCCCGCGCACTGA
- a CDS encoding MFS transporter yields the protein MTTPSTTAPAGGRRTAALVLIAIALTALNLRTAVTGFSPLLEAVGSDTGFGTDLYGAFGAIVTATFAVFGFFAAAVANRLGLERTLAIATAMTTAGILLRAVSGTPETVVITTIIAFAGIGTTNVLIVPAVKRYFADRLKPVTSMYLALHQIGQFVAPLIAVPMAMSFGWRAAIGFWAILTALAAVAWLIVASRSANPAGVASVLAAGPSRIHAVPGAWRTSVLWSTVTLFGMTSLNTYVIITWLPTILTDAGADPALGGALLALFSIFGLGAAFVIPPLTVGLRNPAPIVVACVALLAVGYLGLALSPMEGTIVWVAALGLGVSTFPMSLTLVNVRTRTTAGASQLSAATQGIGYAIACVGPLSIGFLHQVTGSWTGAYVFLFVSLGVMLVAGILASRPRILEDEALGADASAAAGPRS from the coding sequence GTGACGACACCGTCTACGACCGCGCCCGCCGGCGGACGCCGCACCGCGGCCCTGGTGCTCATCGCCATCGCCCTCACCGCACTGAATCTGCGCACCGCCGTCACCGGCTTCAGCCCGCTCCTCGAGGCCGTCGGCTCCGACACCGGCTTCGGCACCGACCTCTACGGGGCGTTCGGAGCGATCGTCACCGCGACCTTCGCCGTGTTCGGGTTCTTCGCCGCAGCGGTCGCGAACCGCCTGGGGCTCGAGCGGACCCTCGCCATCGCGACCGCGATGACGACGGCCGGGATCCTCCTCCGCGCCGTCAGCGGCACGCCCGAGACGGTCGTGATCACGACCATCATCGCCTTCGCCGGCATCGGCACCACGAATGTGCTCATCGTGCCGGCCGTGAAGCGCTACTTCGCCGACCGCCTGAAGCCGGTCACATCGATGTACCTCGCTCTGCACCAGATCGGGCAGTTCGTCGCCCCGCTCATCGCGGTACCGATGGCGATGAGCTTCGGCTGGAGGGCGGCCATCGGTTTCTGGGCGATCCTGACCGCTCTCGCCGCCGTGGCGTGGCTCATCGTGGCGAGCCGCTCGGCGAACCCCGCCGGCGTCGCGTCTGTCCTCGCGGCGGGCCCATCGCGCATCCACGCCGTTCCCGGTGCCTGGCGGACCTCCGTGCTGTGGAGCACGGTGACGCTGTTCGGGATGACCTCGCTCAACACCTACGTGATCATCACGTGGCTGCCGACGATCCTCACCGACGCCGGGGCCGACCCGGCGCTGGGCGGCGCCCTCCTCGCACTGTTCTCGATCTTCGGGCTCGGCGCTGCTTTCGTGATTCCTCCGCTGACGGTCGGCCTTCGCAACCCGGCGCCCATCGTCGTGGCCTGCGTCGCCCTGCTCGCCGTCGGATATCTGGGCCTCGCCCTGTCGCCGATGGAGGGCACGATCGTGTGGGTGGCGGCGCTCGGCCTCGGCGTCAGCACCTTCCCCATGAGCCTGACGCTCGTGAACGTGCGCACCAGGACGACCGCCGGGGCCTCGCAGCTCTCGGCGGCCACGCAGGGGATCGGCTACGCCATCGCCTGCGTCGGCCCCCTGTCGATCGGCTTCCTGCACCAGGTCACGGGCTCGTGGACCGGCGCCTACGTCTTCCTGTTCGTGAGCCTCGGCGTCATGCTGGTCGCCGGGATCCTCGCCAGCCGTCCGCGCATCCTCGAAGACGAGGCGCTCGGCGCCGACGCCTCGGCCGCCGCCGGACCGCGCTCCTGA
- a CDS encoding nuclear transport factor 2 family protein: MTDSAELTLLLESNLLRVFGNRDEASRRAEIDRVYTTDVAFTDPDETVVGADALEAKAAALLSSAPADFVFAPDGPAYLAGDTAALAWTFGPAGAPAVRGVDVITVTDGRISALQTLLAAPTR, encoded by the coding sequence ATGACCGACTCCGCCGAACTGACCCTGTTGCTCGAATCGAACCTGCTGCGGGTGTTCGGCAACCGGGATGAAGCGTCCCGCCGGGCGGAGATCGACCGGGTCTACACGACGGACGTGGCGTTCACCGATCCCGATGAGACCGTCGTCGGAGCCGACGCGCTGGAGGCGAAGGCGGCCGCGCTGCTCTCCTCCGCCCCCGCCGATTTCGTGTTCGCACCCGACGGCCCCGCCTACCTCGCCGGGGACACGGCGGCACTCGCGTGGACGTTCGGCCCGGCCGGAGCACCCGCGGTCCGCGGCGTCGACGTCATCACGGTGACGGACGGCAGGATCAGCGCGCTGCAGACCCTGCTCGCCGCGCCGACCCGCTGA
- a CDS encoding MFS transporter, with translation MTTSAVPLNSAPLRRQGLAIVTAGFGQNFVLTTVSTFMLVYLLQYAGISTAGIAVVTVVITVSKIADAVLDPVLGSLIDMTRTRWGKLRPYILFSAAPVAILSGLLFSVPDASEPVKLTWFCLFYVLWGVAYTACDVPFWGLIGSAFTEPAKRTRVIGDVRAFGAIALGLSTLGMPWIARALSFGPETTSAGWSLAVFLTSVLGMGLYLLAFFGARERRTEAASTGLRFRQLFGTLIANTPLLMVLLGSVLGFGRFIVQAGGAVFVVIAYGDEGTFTLVGAAIIAGMVLASFTTPLLLRATSGRTLAIASSLVGAVLYLAMWFAGFSNLLVIIAFIFLTGLALGIFMVVQATLIADAVDDVERRLGVRNDGISFATLTFVSKIMNALAVLVFGVFVVIAGYEDGVVVTRTIQDVIFTSITVVPAVSCLLSAIPFFFYRLGGTGRGRATVSPGAGEASHAARSRGER, from the coding sequence ATGACCACCTCCGCCGTTCCCCTGAATTCCGCCCCACTGCGTCGACAGGGGCTCGCCATCGTCACCGCCGGCTTCGGGCAGAATTTCGTGCTCACGACGGTGTCGACGTTCATGCTCGTCTACCTGCTGCAGTACGCGGGCATCAGCACCGCGGGGATCGCGGTCGTCACCGTCGTCATCACGGTGTCGAAGATCGCCGACGCGGTGCTCGACCCGGTGCTCGGCAGCCTCATCGACATGACGCGCACGCGGTGGGGGAAGTTGCGCCCCTACATCCTGTTCTCGGCCGCGCCGGTCGCGATCCTCTCGGGCCTGCTCTTCTCGGTGCCGGACGCGTCGGAACCGGTGAAGCTGACCTGGTTCTGCCTCTTCTACGTGCTGTGGGGCGTCGCCTACACCGCCTGCGACGTGCCGTTCTGGGGCCTCATCGGGTCGGCCTTCACCGAACCGGCGAAACGCACCCGAGTGATCGGCGACGTCAGGGCGTTCGGCGCGATCGCCCTCGGCCTGTCGACGCTCGGCATGCCGTGGATCGCCCGTGCACTGAGCTTCGGACCCGAGACGACGAGCGCAGGATGGTCGCTCGCCGTGTTCCTCACCTCCGTGCTCGGGATGGGCCTCTACCTGCTCGCCTTCTTCGGCGCCCGCGAGCGCCGCACCGAGGCGGCGAGCACAGGCCTGCGCTTCCGACAACTGTTCGGCACTCTCATCGCCAACACGCCCCTGCTCATGGTGCTGCTCGGTTCGGTGCTCGGCTTCGGCCGGTTCATCGTGCAAGCCGGGGGAGCGGTCTTCGTCGTGATCGCCTACGGCGACGAGGGCACCTTCACCCTCGTCGGCGCCGCGATCATCGCGGGGATGGTGCTGGCGTCGTTCACGACCCCGTTGCTGCTGCGGGCGACCTCGGGCAGGACCCTCGCGATCGCCAGTTCCCTCGTCGGCGCCGTCCTCTACCTCGCCATGTGGTTCGCCGGCTTCTCGAACCTGCTCGTGATCATCGCGTTCATCTTCCTCACCGGCCTCGCGCTCGGGATCTTCATGGTGGTGCAGGCCACTCTCATCGCCGACGCGGTCGACGACGTCGAGCGTCGCCTCGGGGTGCGCAACGACGGGATCTCGTTCGCGACGCTCACCTTCGTGTCGAAGATCATGAATGCGCTCGCCGTGCTGGTCTTCGGGGTCTTCGTCGTCATCGCCGGCTACGAGGACGGGGTCGTGGTGACCCGCACGATCCAGGACGTCATCTTCACCTCGATCACCGTGGTCCCGGCGGTCAGCTGCCTGCTCTCGGCAATCCCGTTCTTCTTCTACCGCCTCGGCGGCACGGGGCGCGGTCGCGCTACTGTTTCTCCCGGCGCCGGTGAGGCGTCGCACGCTGCCCGATCGAGAGGCGAACGATGA